The nucleotide window ttttttagtttatttgcctgctttgggtcttcattgctgcatgcgggctttctctaattgcagcgagcagggctactctttgttgcggtgcgcgggcttctcattgcggtggcttctcttgttgcggagcatgggctctaggtgcgggggcttcagtggttgcagcgggcaggctcagtagttgtggctcacgggcttagttgctccacagcacgtgggatcttcccggaccagggctcaaactcttgtccactgcactggcaggcggattcttaaccacttcaccaccagggaagccccattttgtaCTCATTTTAAATCATTCTAAAACTCTGTGCAGAATCTAAGCCTTTCTGAGTACATTCAAGCACATTGGATATTCCACCAACTTCACCTCTTTGCACAGACTCTCCCACAGCCCTCCGTGCTGCCACACGGAGACTGGTTCCCTGCACCCCTGGGGCAGGGCTGATGTCCCGGATCTCCTTCTCCTCATTCTGGGcagccctctgcctctctctcctacTGTATAATTTTACAAGGCTTCCCTGTTGCCTGGATCCCATGTTTCCCTGCTGTTGGTTTTCTCCATCATTTCCCCCGCAGTTTGTCTAACAGTAACCTGAAGAAGGGAACATGGAAAGGAAAACATTGTAACTCTGAAATATCTTAGGCTACCCTAGGACTTACTCTCATCTTGACCCAATCTAGAACTCTATGTTGGAAATACTGATTTTTTCCCTTAGAATTCGGAAGGCGTTGATTCACTGTCTTCTAGCCTCCAGGCCCATGTTTTTTGCCTCTTGAAGTTTTCAAGGTCTctcttcttttccatcctttctgCAATTTCACTGTGATGTTTCTTAGTGTCGGTCTGTTTTCATCTACTGCAGTAAGAGTTTGCTTAGGCCATTCCAGATGTAAATTTTTGCCTGTAAACTCCGAGAGGtttccttgaaaataattttttattatttcctactCTCCCTTATTTTTGAAACTTGTATTGCTTACTCGCTGGAATCTCTTGATTGATAGAGGAATATTCTTATAGGTCTTCTCTCCTCCTTGCCATtacttttctattcctattactTACTGTGAGTATGACTGTAATTTTTCAATTCAtctactgaattatacacttctatgacattatttttaatttcaaagagcCCTTTTTGGTTCTATGATTTTATATAATTGTAtagaattctgtttttgtttaatatacaatatatcttTTACATCTTTCAAATATTATTGCTAACAGTGGTAGGGGAGCTGTCAGGTCTCTTGGTTATCTACTTTCATGATATCATGAACTTCCTCCTCACAGCACTTAGCTCAGTAGTGATTTACATTTATCTTTGTCATTTCTGTCCATCTCCCTCACCACAGTGCCTGTCGCACATCACCCAGGTCCTaactgtttttcttcattttttctccaGTGTCTCCAGATCATGATTGAAGGTGGCCTTGAAATATAcactccttaacctctctgagtctccactTCTGTGTCTCCTTTCTctgagtctctctctctgtgtctgtacAAAGGCATCACATGTTGGGTGCCTCAtgggtttgctttttgttttaattaattaatttatttatttattggctgcaccaggtcttcattgcggtacgcgggatctacttccctgaccagggatcgaacccgggcccctgtattgggagctcggagtcttagcctctggaccaccagggaagtcccctcgtGGGTTTGCTTTGAGGAATAAATTTGACCCACTATGTAAATCACATGGCATTATTGCTTTAATTCTTATTAAGTGTTCCTCTATTCATAGTTACCATCACTACAATGAATATagcatttagcttgtttccattcTTTGCTTTTATAAACCACAATTCAAGAACATCCTTGAATATATGTTTTTGAGAACATGTGTGATTATCTTCGCAGGATaaatttctgaaagagaaatttctatGTCATAATGTAAACATATTGaaggcaaccctcctacactgttggtgggaatgtaaatcggtatatccactagggagaacagtatggaggttgattaaaaaagtaaacatacaaGTACCATGTGACCCAGCTATCCCAATCCTGGGCCTAGATTCGGAGAAAACCGTAGTTTTAAAAGACACGGGCACCCCAACGATCAtggcagcactatgtacaatagccaagacatggaagcaacctaagtgtataaggacagatgaatgcataatgAAGATaggatacatatacacaatggaatattactcagccataaaaaggatgaaataatgccatttccagcCACAAGGAAGGAAGCGAAACTGGAAAAGACAagtatcctatgatatcacttacaggtggaatctaaaactggatacaaatgaacttctttacaaaagagaaacagcctcacagacttagaaaagaaacttacggttaccaaaagggaaaggtggtGGGCAGGGAAAAATGAGCAGGTTgagatgaacatatacacactactatttataaaataatcaacaaggacccactgtatagcacaaggaaccctactcaacactctataataacctatatgcgAAGAGAACCCAAAAAAGGACATATATACGTCTATGCATAAGTGAGTCAagttgctgtacacctaaaaaaaCATAACGCCccgcaacattgtaaattaccTATAcaccaatacaaaataaaaaaaatttttaatgtaaatatactGAAATTGAGACGTTCTGCATActgacctttaaaatttttcgACCAGTTTTCAATCCCATCAATCTTTATGACAGTATATTCTCCCTAAATTCCTGTCAATACTCTCCTCATACTATTATCTTTGCCAAGATGATAGATTTTAATTTATTCCCATTCTTTATTCCACATCTACATTTTTCTTTACGtttatttgttatatatttgtttgacatttgcatttcttattttacaaattgttttctaatacactttaattatgttttgtttgggatttagttattttaaacacTGAATTCAGGAAGGACAAAGCAGCCTCCAACATCAGAAGCTGGTCTGACGTTTACCTTAGGCCTCAGCGTTGCCAGAAGCTGGGCTGGTGCTCACCACGCAGCCGTGTTCTTCTCCTATTGGACATATGTCACCCCACAGAACATCAACATCAGACAAGGACACCTGAGACCATGACACAGTGAGACAAAACAAGACCACAACATCATTTTCTCCAAGCACAGACCAAACAAGGCAGCACTATGCACCTCACAATGTATCAAGCCTCTCCCTGTGCTGATACCAGCAACCACGGCTTCTTTCCAATCACAGCTGCATCCTCACTCTAGTCTTTCCTCCTTACAGGGAAGATTCACCGACATGCCCGGTCATAGAATTGCCCCCACTTCCTGACAACACTCAGTGTAGAGTGAGCCCCTCCTCCATACACCCTCCTCAAAATCACCCAACCAGAGCCCACATCTTGTACATGTTCTATCTAGATAGGTGTTCTATCTAACACCTCACACTAAGACACCGTGGTCCCCGATGGTGTGTCATCTCCCTCGCTGCATCCAGTAATAAATCCAACTTGTTTGCCCACAGATTTTCTCCTGGTGGTCTTTGGCTGAAAAACATTGCAACCTGTTTCTCAATGTTTTTGTCTTTGAGTTTGATAAGGGCATGTGTTAGTATCTTTGTGAATGTCTGGTTGACATAAagaaaatttatgattttttagcGGTTTTTCACCTTTGGGTCATACAACTCTTCATTCCCCAAATGTAAAAAATTCAAGTATTTTTTTGTCTAGGAGAGAGGGGTCCAAGGGTGAAGGGAAACAGAACTGATTGAATTTGGGGGGAACGAATAGCAGGAGCAGTCAGTAAAGAATTCTAAGCTGGTGGATTCTAAGGTTTACATCTCCTGCTTTATCATTTCACAAGTATGTACAGGTCCTGCAAGGTATTTGATATCTGCTGTGTTCAGTGAATACTTTCTCTTGGGCTAAGTGAAGACTTCAGTGTCTGCTTATATTTACCAGGTTAATGAAAAGAACAGCAAGAGCTCAAGGTTATAAAGACAAGAATTAGCTCCAGCGATGGGCAGTCTTGAACACATATGACCTTAAGGTGATAAACCACGGTGTCCTTAATGTCTGAACACTCTAGTTGTTAAAATACATGTTAATGAAACTTTCTGCGCATGCTGCATTTTAAGGATATATCTAAGACCCACATAGACAAATCCATGATTTCCATATGAAGGTTATTTTAATATGCATCAACCTATGAGTCACACAGTATCTTTTTGGGGGAGGAGACTGGAAATTAAGAACATTATAGATATGCAATGCCCAATAGGCTAGCTACTAGCCAcatatttaatgttatttaaactAAATAACATTAAGGTGCTTAGCACAGTAGCCACTTCTGAGGTGCTAAAGAGCGACctgtagctagtggctacctgATTTTGACAGTGCAGATATAGAACAATTCCTTCACCACAGAACATTCTATTGGACAGGACTGCTCTTCATGCTTTCTGGGCCTCAAGTCAGATATACTGGACCCATGAAAGGGCcaatattatttcacttagagaagATGTCAGATTTCTGTCTGGGATATGAATACATACTTAGCTGGTGTGTAACAAAACCAAACTAGGTTATGAGTGGGTATGGTGCCTTCAGGCACAAACTGTTTCCAGGTCCAAAGGGGAAACACCTGTCCCCCTACCTCCCTTCCCGGACTGAGGACACTCTCTGGGATCAGTTTCCAAGGGGTAAGTTCTCTCCTAGAGGAGCCCCAGGGGCAGGGCCCTCAGCTGAGTGTGGGGAGGCAGGGAGTCCAGCTCAGGGAGAGGGATTCTCCAAAACGAACAGGAGGCAAAGGCAAGGGTCAGTTAGGAGATTTTCCCAGGTTTATTCGAACAGCAGTTCTCAGAGTGTGATCTGTGGAACCCTTGAAGTCACTGAGACCCTTTCATGAGATCCATGAGGTGAAACCTACTTTCATAGCATTACTAAGATATTATTTGACTTACCATTATGTTGACATTTGCTTTGAGGTATAACTTAGCAGTGATGGAGACTACTGTAGCaaactgcaatataattattttcaccACAACTtacttgcagaaaaaaaaaagcaggtttgCTTTAAAACCTTCTGGTTGATGCATTAcaaatttttatctttcctaataagctataacggaaaagaaaatgaaaaagaatgtatatacacatgtatagctgaatctctttgctgtataacagaaattaacacaacactgtaaatcaactatacctcattaaaaaaaactttaaaaaatacataaaaattcttTTGTTTCCTAAATTATCTTTAgatccactttttcttttttgggtgccacgccccacagcatgtgagatcttagttccctgaacagggattgaacccttgaacccaggccatggcagtgacagctctgagtcctaaccactggacggccagggaactcccttaaatccacattttaaaagtacCTTCTAAGATGACATGGGAAGTACCCATCAAGCCCTTCTGCTACATTCCAAAGTACTATGTCCCAAGGAAAATAATTTGTGTGACCTGAACTACCCTCTTCTTCATGGAATACAAtgtttacttgaaagaatgaatgacacTGGAAGATCTATATAACTTAGTGAAACAacgtattacttttttaaaatcttaccttAGTCCAAGAGACATTCAATGTGCAAAATAGGGTTATGGAGTTTAACGTAACAGAATAggaaatagttaataatattgtttcAGGTCCACTTTGAAAATAACCTTTGAGAAACTACCACTTGTGTAGTTTTCGTTTTGTATCAAAGACTAACATCCATGACTGTCTGAAAAGGTTTTTGAAAATACTACTCCTACATATGTGTGGGCCTGTTTATTTTCATAGACTTCAATCAAAACAACGGATTCATTGAAGAAGCAAACATGAACATCCAGGGGTCTTCTAATGAGACAGACAAGAAACAGAGAGacttgcaaaaatataaaaatctgaaaagcTCCACTTTTCCCACTACCGTGTTTATTTTGGGAAgtagttatttttcatattaaatcatgggttattaatattattctaaataaattaattttaaaattttaaactctattaTTTGTACTTTGGAAAGTACCGACAGAAGTATCCACACAAAATTATCTGTGGGGTCGTCACTAGTTTGTAAGACTGTATAAatattctgaccacaatgctgtgaaaATCGCTGACTACACAGTCCCTGGGCCAGGACTCAGGGAGACACTGTGACAAAGAGCTCTCggtgcaggaggggagggatCAGGCAGAGTCCCAGGTCCCGGGAGGAGCAGGCTCTCAGGCTCTCAGGCTCTCAGGGTGTCAGGCGGTCTCTGGGGCGGGGACGCTCCGCGGGGGGGATTCCCAGTCTCCCGGAGTTTCACTTTCTCTCTCACAACCTGTGTCGGGCCCTCCTGCCTGGATACTCGTGACGCGTCCCCACTTCTCACTCCCATTGCGTGTCCGGTTTCTGGAGAAGCCAATCAGCGTCCCCGCGGTTCCCGGTTATAAAGTCTCCACCGACCCGCCGCACGCAGTTTCTCCTCAGACGCCGAGGTGGTGGGTCATGGCGCCGCGAACCCTCCTCCTGCTCCTCTCCGGGGCCCTGGCTCTGACCGAGACCTGGGCGGGTGAGTGCGGGGTCGGGAGGGAACGGCCTCTGCGGGGAGGAGCCAGGGGACCCCGGGGGTCGGGGGTCAGGACTCCCAGGGAAGGAGCCACGCCGCCGCCCCCGGTCCCCGCCTGTCCCTCCCTTGCTTCCcgccccctcttctctccccgcGAGGTGCCGGCCCTTCTCCGACCTCCACACCTTTTCCGTCTCACGAGCCCCTCGCCCCCTCCCCGCTGCCGGCCCCGTCACCTCGGACCCGGGGACCCGCGCTGGGAGGAGGGTCGGACCGGATctcgcccctccccgcccccaggctcCCACTCCCTGAGGTATTTCTACACCGGGGTGTCCCGGCCGGGCCGCGGGGAGCCCCGCTTCATCGTCGTCGGCTACGTGGACGACACGCAGTTCGTGCGGTTCGACAGCGACGCCCCGAATCCGAGGATGGAGCCGCGGGCGCCGTGGGTGGAGCAGGAGGGGCCGGAGTACTGGGATCGGGAGACGCGGACCTGCAAGGACGCCGCACAGATTTACCGAGTGGACCTGAACACCCTGCGCGGCTACTACAACCAGAGCGAGGCCGGTGAGCGACGCGGGCCCGGGTCCGGGTCACGACCCCCATCCCCAGGGACGGGCCGGCGTCGCCCCGAGTCTCCGGGTCCGAGGGTCACCCCAACATTGCGGGACCCGCCCGGCCCCGCGACTCGGGAGGAAACGGCGGGACTTTACCCGGTTTCATTTTCAGTTTGGGTTTAATCGCTGCGGCTGGTCGGGGCGGGGTCAGGGTCTCACACCATCCAGGAGATGTACGGCTGCGACGTGGGGCCGGACGGTCGCCTCCTCCGCGGGTACAGACAGGACGCCTACGACGGCGCCGATTACATCGCCCTGAACGAGGACCTGCGCTCCTGGACCGCGGCCGACGCGGCGGCTCAGATCACCAAGGGCAAGTGGGAGGCGGCcggtgctgcggagcaactaaggaaCTACGTGGAGGGCACCTGCGTGGAGTGGCTCCTCAGATACCTGGAGACCGGGAAGGACACGCTGCAGCGCGCAGGTACGAGGGGCCGCGGGGCCTCCCTGGTGTCCCCTCGGGCTGGAGCTGGCTTCCCACAAGGGGAGGAAATGGGGTCCCTGTGGGAACACCGCCCCAACTTCTTGTCGGGAGAGGGAGGAATCCGCCCAGGTTTTCATATTCGGTACAAGACAGTGACTCGCCGGTGGCCTCACTTCTCTGAAAGACAGTGAAGGAATCCAGTCTCTTTGGGGAAGAAACAGGAAACCATCCGTGAAATAACTGACCAGCGGCGCCCTTTGACCCTGACCCCCATCTTGTGAACCATGACTTTCTCTCTCAAGGCCTGTTCTCAGCCTGAGAACATCTTAGGAGGCCTGACTCTAGCTTTTCTGAGGCATTCAGCCTCTACCAAAGTCAGGACCATTGCTCTGTATTCTCCCCTTTACATGGAGCCTCCTACCTTGGCTTTCATCCTTATCATAGAACTTGACAAGGACTgggagatcttcccagaccccgGAGTCCAGGCTGGTGTCTGGTGTTTTTGCTGCTTCTTTTCAAACCTGTTGTGCTGTTCATTCTCAGGATGGTCACATGATGCTGCTTCAGTGGCCCATGAAGGTAACACTAAGTGTGAATTTTCTGATTCTTCCTCCTCAGACCCTCCAAAGACACACGTGACCCACCACCCCATCTCTGACCGTGAGGTCACCCTGaggtgctgggccctgggcttcTACCCTAAGGAGATCTCACTGACCTGGCAGCGTGATGGGGAGGATCAGACCCAGGACATGGAGCTTGTGGAGACCAGGCCTTCAGGGGACAGAACCTTCCAGAAGTGGGCGGCCCTGGTGGTGCCTTCTGGAGAGGAGCAGAGATACACGTGCCACGTGCAGCACGAGGGGCTTCAGGAGCCCCTCACCGTGAGATGGGGTAAGGAGGGACGTGTGGGGTGGAGCTTCCTCTCAGATAAAGCAGGAGCCCTTCTGGACATGTTCAGCAAGGTCGGGATTCGTGCCTGAGGTCAGggccccttccctttcctccacagaaCCTCCTCAGTCCACCGTCCCCATCATGGTCCTCATTGTTGGCCTGGTTCTCTTGGTGGTCACTGGAGCTGTGGTGGCTGGAGCTGTGATCTGGAGGAAGAAGCACTCAGgtagggaaggggggaaggatcTGAGTTTTCTTGTCTCACTGGGGGGTTCAAGCCCAGGTGGAAGCTTGCCTGCGTGTGTATTGGGCAGCACCATTCAGAGACATTGCTTGTCAGTCTGCAGACTGGCACTTACCCTTTTGTAAGCACGTGTGGAAATGAAAGACACGTTTTTCACCTTCATAATTCCAGTTGGGGACCAGATTACCAGCACTTGAAGGTCAGAGAGGGAAGGTTCCTGCTGACAGACCCCCAGGAGGGAAGAAGTTGATCCAGTCCCCGCACATCTCCTTTCTTCATGTTCCTGATCCTATCATGGGTTTTGGTCAACAGTTCTGGAAAGTTCTCTGTGGTCCAGGACTAGAGGGTTCCTCTAGGATCTCACAACTCAGTCTTCTCCCTGGCCTCTCACGTGATGTTTTCTTCTTACAGGTGAAAAAGGAGGGAGCTACGCTCAGGCTGCAAGTAAGTGTGGAGGGGCTGTGATTCCTGAGACCCTTGTGAGGGTGCAGACAGGAGGCCATGGGGGGGCTCACCCTCCTAAAGTTCCTTCTCTAGTTTATCTCCTGTGGGTTCTGACCACGTCCTGGTTTTGTTCTCCCCCAGGCAGCGACAGTGCCCAGGGCTCTGATGTGTCTCTCACGGATCCTAAAGGTGAGACCCTGGAGGGCCTAGATTGGGAGAGATGTTGGGGCGGAGGAGATGCCCCAGGTGGTGGGGATCCTTGAATGGGACATTTGAGCATGTGGGGGGCTGTTGGGAAGGTCAGCACTTACATGACTGACCGGAATTTGttcatgattattttctttcacagTGTGAGACAGCAGCCTCGTGGGACTGAGTAATGCACGGTCCCACTATGTGGCTTCAGATCCCGTGACTCCTCTTTCTGCAGCTGCATCTGAATGTGTCTGTGTTCCTCGTAGCATAATGTGAGGAGGTGGGGAGACTggcccacccctgcccaccaCGACCCCTCCCCACCCGGACCTATGTTCTCTTCCCTGATCCACTTGCCTGTTccagcagaggcagggctgggccacCTCCATCCCTGTCTTAACTTCGTGGTGCACTGAATAATAATGTCTTAACTTGCCTGTTGGAAATAAAATCTGtatatgaattttgttttttctaattcctGCCGTGAGGCGTTTTTGGGATAATAAAGGAAAGGATTCTTAaagtttgagagagaaaataaatggaagcGCTGAGAACCTTCCAGAATCTGTGTGCTTGCTGTGCTCTGTCTGATGCAGGTGGGACAGGAGGAGGCGGTGAGGAGCTGAGTGTGGATGCGGCCTGTGCCCACTCCGTGCTCACTGCATCGTGGGCTTTGATGGGGTCACTGCTCTGCCAGGTCATCTGCTCTGTTCCTTTGTCCTCGTCACTTCAGTAGAACCTTGTCCCACCAGGACCTGTGATCTCAGAGGCTCAGAAATCAGCTGGGCCTCGTACTGTCTCCAGGACTGTGGGCAGCAAGGGCTTCCTGTAACCAGGTAGCCTTGGCTCGGGCCTTGCTCCCATCCTCGGACCCTGTCTTTATCGTGCGtgtttatattttgcttatttagttgttgttgttggaatAATGACTGTTGTTTTTCATGTGCAGAGTTTGGTCTCATTCTTCTCTGGGTGTCCCCATCTCTGACAGCAGCCGGAGTCATTTTGCCTGTCTTGTCCCCACAAGTCCAAGGGGGCCCTGCACACAGGATTCTCAGTAGTATCAAGAGAGCAATTTTCAGCCTCATCCAGCTCTTGCCCTCCTTCTAGAGATGTCTGCTGGATTCTTCTTTCCAACTTTTCCCCATCTTTTAAAAGGAACCAGATTCTGGAATTAGCAAACAGAAGGGACCCAATATGAGATGAGAGAGTCAATGTCTCTCATCTTGACAATTCTTGCtggatttctctcttctctgcagCCTGGCCCCTCTTCTGCCCTTAGATCTTCTAAGCCCAGTGCTGACTCCAATCCAAACTGATGGATTTAGAAAGCAGAGTCTAACAGAGTCAGGGTATGTTGGAATATAGGACGCATAAGTGCAGGATATTCTTTTCTGAAGCGAGAAGGAGCATGGTGTGTGGTGTGCAGACTGAttggtgtgggagggaggggagatcaGCCCTTGTGAGAAAAGTACAGGCGGCATTGATGTCATTGCAAATGGATGTTGTGCTGTAGCTGCCACAAGACAGCATGTGGCTTGAGGTCACGTTAATAAAGACACTGTCTCTAAAATAAGGAGGTGCTGTACACTGATCATTCAATTGATATTTTTGTGTGCCAGATACATGACACACTATTTTTGCATCTAGGAAACCTCAGGGAACTAACAACAGACAAAACTTGTCAGCCATGTGGCGTATATGCTCTAGGGGAAAGGGCAGAGTGCACTATGAGATTAGTAAGTGAGGGAAGTGTTTACATTGGAAGTTGGTAAGTGCTTTGAGGAAGGTGACCCAGCATGTAAGTGTGTGGGGACAGGGATGATGTCTGTTTTACTAGGGTGGTCAGTGTGGGCCTGATTGAGAAGGTGACCTTTGAGTAGAGATGTGAAGGACATGAAGGTATGTCCACGAGGATTCTGGGGCAAGTTCTCTCCAGGAAGGGGAGCCTCCAGTGCCAGTGCACTAGGGCAGGAGAGTGTCTGCGTGTTCAAGGAAGAGTGAGGAGGCCATCGTAGCTGGAGGAGAGAGGAATTGAGATGAGATGCAGTGTCCGGACAGATCATATAGACCTAGACAATATTAGAAGGGTTTTGATTTTGTCTGAGTAAGGGTGCGGagtctaggatttttttttttttttttttttttttgcggtacgcgggcctttctcactgttgtggcctctcccgttgtggagcacaggctccggacgcgcaggctccgcggccatggctcacgggcccagccactccgccgcatgtgggatcttcccggaccggggcacgaacccgtgtcccctgcatcggcaggcagactctcaaccactgcgccaccagggaagcccctacaagaTGGTTTGAACAGAAGAGTGACCTGGTGTGACTACTCTCTAGAAACATCTGGCTGCTGGGCAGAATCAGGAGGTGAAGGGCAAGAGATTCCATAGAGGAAACTGTAGGAAATGGTGCAGTGTCCAGGCTGGAGATACTGGTGATTGTCTGGGGTGTGAGCAGGGAAAGTAATAGTAACTGattggattctggatatattctgAAAGTGGCGTTTTACAGCAATTCCTAATGGATGGAATTTGGGTTATAAGAAAGCAGAATGAAGGAAGACCCCAAATTTTGAGATTTGCAAGTAGACATGTGGGGCACCTTCCGCAGAAATGGGGAGACTCTGGAAGCAGCATATTtgaagaggccacagcactggCATTCGCTTTAGGAAAGTACAAACTGAGTCTGGGGTTCAGGTGAGATGACCTGGCTGGGGAAATAGTTGGAGGAAGTGACACCCTATAAATGAGGTTTAAAGCTTTGCGAACAGATGAGGTCACCAGGGGAGAATTGGCTACAGAAGAGGAAGGACAAGGACTGAACCCTGGACCCCCCAGAGCTATGCGATCTGATCAGACCACACACCCAAGCAGACCGCACGGTTCTGAACACCGAGTCTAGACGGCAAAGAGACCAGGGGGTCCCGATCTTCCTGTGCACCACCTGCACACCTCAGGTGGAAGGGAGcgtgagaatctgcattttaaacaagtttggtgctgatgttgctggtcttCAGATCACATATTTAGTAGCAGCAATGTAGACCAGGATTCCCACGTGGCTGTGCATCAGCTTCACCTGTAGGGCTTGTTCATAAGGGATTCCTGGACCTCATGCCCACATTCTGAGATGGCGGGTCGGGGAAGAGGCTGAGTACTTTGTCAGAATCCCTACACGCAGTCCTGAGGCTCAGGCAGATTGGGATCCACTGAGGTCAGGGATCAGAGAGTAttcagggtggggaggggtttTAAATCTGCATTGAAATCTTTCTTCCCTGGGAAGAAAAAGGCAGGACATTTTCTGGGAGATACATGTTTTCTCTACCATGCAGTATAGCCAGGTGGAAAATTTAAGAAGCAGTTATCCACTCGGCATAAAGAAAAGCTTTTGAGTTCTAAGAGGGTAGACCTAAATTTTCTCCACACACACGAAAAAGGTGATAACGTGGCATGATACAGTTGTAAGCTAATGCTACGCtggtaattattttgcaatattaaGTGTATCAAGTGAAGTTGTACACCATAAACTTACTCAATATTGTAgatcaatcatatctcaataaagcagcGGGGAAGAGTCTCTGAAT belongs to Orcinus orca chromosome 10, mOrcOrc1.1, whole genome shotgun sequence and includes:
- the LOC101276578 gene encoding BOLA class I histocompatibility antigen, alpha chain BL3-7-like isoform X13 yields the protein MAPRTLLLLLSGALALTETWAGSHSLRYFYTGVSRPGRGEPRFIVVGYVDDTQFVRFDSDAPNPRMEPRAPWVEQEGPEYWDRETRTCKDAAQIYRVDLNTLRGYYNQSEAGSHTIQEMYGCDVGPDGRLLRGYRQDAYDGADYIALNEDLRSWTAADAAAQITKGKWEAAGAAEQLRNYVEGTCVEWLLRYLETGKDTLQRADPPKTHVTHHPISDREVTLRCWALGFYPKEISLTWQRDGEDQTQDMELVETRPSGDRTFQKWAALVVPSGEEQRYTCHVQHEGLQEPLTVRWEPPQSTVPIMVLIVGLVLLVVTGAVVAGAVIWRKKHSGEKGGSYAQAAM
- the LOC101276578 gene encoding BOLA class I histocompatibility antigen, alpha chain BL3-7-like isoform X23, with amino-acid sequence MAPRTLLLLLSGALALTETWAGSHSLRYFYTGVSRPGRGEPRFIVVGYVDDTQFVRFDSDAPNPRMEPRAPWVEQEGPEYWDRETRTCKDAAQIYRVDLNTLRGYYNQSEAGSHTIQEMYGCDVGPDGRLLRGYRQDAYDGADYIALNEDLRSWTAADAAAQITKGKWEAAGAAEQLRNYVEGTCVEWLLRYLETGKDTLQRADPPKTHVTHHPISDREVTLRCWALGFYPKEISLTWQRDGEDQTQDMELVETRPSGDRTFQKWAALVVPSGEEQRYTCHVQHEGLQEPLTVRWGEKGGSYAQAAM
- the LOC101276578 gene encoding BOLA class I histocompatibility antigen, alpha chain BL3-7-like isoform X18 produces the protein MAPRTLLLLLSGALALTETWAGSHSLRYFYTGVSRPGRGEPRFIVVGYVDDTQFVRFDSDAPNPRMEPRAPWVEQEGPEYWDRETRTCKDAAQIYRVDLNTLRGYYNQSEAGSHTIQEMYGCDVGPDGRLLRGYRQDAYDGADYIALNEDLRSWTAADAAAQITKGKWEAAGAAEQLRNYVEGTCVEWLLRYLETGKDTLQRADPPKTHVTHHPISDREVTLRCWALGFYPKEISLTWQRDGEDQTQDMELVETRPSGDRTFQKWAALVVPSGEEQRYTCHVQHEGLQEPLTVRWGEKGGSYAQAASSDSAQGSDVSLSLRQLPCGD
- the LOC101276578 gene encoding BOLA class I histocompatibility antigen, alpha chain BL3-7-like isoform X2, producing MAPRTLLLLLSGALALTETWAGSHSLRYFYTGVSRPGRGEPRFIVVGYVDDTQFVRFDSDAPNPRMEPRAPWVEQEGPEYWDRETRTCKDAAQIYRVDLNTLRGYYNQSEAGSHTIQEMYGCDVGPDGRLLRGYRQDAYDGADYIALNEDLRSWTAADAAAQITKGKWEAAGAAEQLRNYVEGTCVEWLLRYLETGKDTLQRADPPKTHVTHHPISDREVTLRCWALGFYPKEISLTWQRDGEDQTQDMELVETRPSGDRTFQKWAALVVPSGEEQRYTCHVQHEGLQEPLTVRWEPPQPTIAIIGLIVGLVLLVVTGAVVAGAVIWRKKHSGEKGGSYAQAASKCGGAVIPETLAVTVPKALMCLSGILRFETAALWGLSDAGFRIPPLHCDFKIF
- the LOC101276578 gene encoding BOLA class I histocompatibility antigen, alpha chain BL3-7-like isoform X17, which produces MAPRTLLLLLSGALALTETWAGSHSLRYFYTGVSRPGRGEPRFIVVGYVDDTQFVRFDSDAPNPRMEPRAPWVEQEGPEYWDRETRTCKDAAQIYRVDLNTLRGYYNQSEAGSHTIQEMYGCDVGPDGRLLRGYRQDAYDGADYIALNEDLRSWTAADAAAQITKGKWEAAGAAEQLRNYVEGTCVEWLLRYLETGKDTLQRADPPKTHVTHHPISDREVTLRCWALGFYPKEISLTWQRDGEDQTQDMELVETRPSGDRTFQKWAALVVPSGEEQRYTCHVQHEGLQEPLTVRWEPPQSTVPIMVLIVGLVLLVVTGAVVAGAVIWRKKHSVGDQVTST
- the LOC101276578 gene encoding BOLA class I histocompatibility antigen, alpha chain BL3-7-like isoform X15; protein product: MAPRTLLLLLSGALALTETWAGSHSLRYFYTGVSRPGRGEPRFIVVGYVDDTQFVRFDSDAPNPRMEPRAPWVEQEGPEYWDRETRTCKDAAQIYRVDLNTLRGYYNQSEAGSHTIQEMYGCDVGPDGRLLRGYRQDAYDGADYIALNEDLRSWTAADAAAQITKGKWEAAGAAEQLRNYVEGTCVEWLLRYLETGKDTLQRADPPKTHVTHHPISDREVTLRCWALGFYPKEISLTWQRDGEDQTQDMELVETRPSGDRTFQKWAALVVPSGEEQRYTCHVQHEGLQEPLTVRWEPPQPTIAIIGLIVGLVLLVVTGAVVAGAVIWRKKHSVGDQVTST